One window of Campylobacter sp. RM12651 genomic DNA carries:
- a CDS encoding TrbM/KikA/MpfK family conjugal transfer protein: MQSSIKFIVILFFSISSLYADQFTGDKRTACEVILCMSSGKKPSECNAPIRKFFSIRAKKPWKTFELRRDFLKLCPTSNGNEVDDDLIMADLKESILNVPHECTAEILNKQYEYTIGQGYYPEKNCKVSNKDKLIRITHKLPPQCIKLINNAYTDLKMPKNICDGKYYTINDFNRGHYETIINRSDDFQNIYKLNKFSQPSNLWLNLYRQDQYQVSKYRCSYIVESVENFDKTYYYDVYTQKHKINKECWVY, from the coding sequence ATGCAAAGTTCTATTAAATTTATAGTTATATTGTTTTTTAGTATTAGTAGCCTATATGCCGATCAATTTACTGGCGATAAAAGAACTGCTTGTGAAGTTATATTATGTATGTCAAGTGGTAAAAAACCTTCAGAATGCAATGCACCTATAAGAAAATTTTTTTCAATTAGAGCTAAGAAGCCTTGGAAGACTTTTGAATTAAGAAGAGATTTTTTAAAACTATGTCCAACGAGCAATGGGAATGAAGTTGATGATGATTTAATTATGGCTGATTTAAAAGAATCAATTTTGAATGTTCCACATGAATGCACAGCAGAAATATTAAATAAGCAATATGAATATACTATAGGACAAGGGTATTATCCAGAAAAAAATTGCAAAGTTAGTAATAAAGATAAATTAATTAGAATTACACATAAGCTACCACCACAATGTATAAAGCTAATTAACAATGCATATACAGATTTAAAAATGCCTAAAAATATATGTGATGGCAAATATTATACTATTAATGATTTTAATCGTGGACACTATGAAACCATTATTAATAGGAGTGATGATTTTCAGAATATTTATAAGTTAAATAAATTTTCACAACCTTCTAATTTATGGTTAAATTTATACAGACAAGACCAATATCAAGTTAGCAAATATCGTTGTAGTTATATAGTAGAAAGTGTTGAAAATTTTGATAAAACATATTACTACGATGTATATACGCAAAAGCATAAAATCAATAAAGAATGTTGGGTGTATTAA
- a CDS encoding cag pathogenicity island Cag12 family protein — MKLKLFLFILVGLFITNCAKSSVKIDSPKYDLVKQQVVENTTFNVIKDPSLNYSWVTNYLFYFKENILVENNKKVSFFYYAHNSDQIYIFARKELAEKYAFYLKHNGITANIVIYDFIANEPNLVNIIFEHK; from the coding sequence ATGAAATTAAAATTATTTTTATTTATTTTAGTAGGATTATTTATTACAAACTGTGCAAAAAGTTCAGTAAAAATTGATAGTCCAAAATATGATCTTGTAAAACAACAAGTAGTAGAAAATACGACTTTTAATGTTATCAAAGATCCTAGTCTAAACTACTCGTGGGTTACTAATTACTTATTTTATTTTAAAGAAAATATTTTAGTTGAAAATAATAAGAAGGTAAGCTTTTTTTACTATGCACATAATAGTGATCAAATATATATATTTGCAAGAAAAGAACTTGCTGAAAAATATGCTTTTTATTTAAAACATAATGGAATAACAGCAAATATAGTTATATATGACTTTATAGCAAATGAACCTAATTTGGTAAATATTATTTTTGAACATAAATAA
- a CDS encoding type IV secretory system conjugative DNA transfer family protein → MKKLTKSQIIALVFLFILIDYALTIIFCLYFNGLLKKIYLIKIGFVFSAIINNYPYIYKSLGFATLISSLICLIIPLIPRQQSLHGDARFATKREIKKMGLFGKKGIIVGKYQGKLLKFGGQQFVALGAPTRSGKGVGIVIPNLLEWKESAVVQDIKQECFDYTSKYRKEKLGNEVYLFNPFDRRTHRYNPLAYINMNGTNVDAELTDFANILYPVVGDPTTQFFNQLAQNLFIGLCYLTHDLLSSEMGLAFIRNYKLDVSFTLYGILSISEGFNFTVESSEDEEESIKQEIKGFENTYNWLCELGIASPKAQERIKSYLAIASDNTRSGVMSSFNAPLMIFRADNMRLATSANDFDFRDLRKKKMTIYVGITPDQLDNAKLILNIFWQQLILLNTKELPQQNPELQHTVLCLMDEFTSSGYLSKYLTGVAFMAGFGFRSLMIYQSDSQLEMPIPNGYGKEGAKTLLTNHACQIYYAPREQEDAERISKILGNMTVINKSTNYQNALSLNVGGSESKTVRALMLPQELREMPFEKELVTIDAGKPILCDKAFYYSDNYFMDKFKSISKSLAKIKDLPTKKELETVIQNGETRINIPYQNFEIMKQENEKLLEENLLKLTKEAA, encoded by the coding sequence ATGAAAAAGCTAACTAAATCACAAATTATAGCTTTAGTATTTTTATTTATTTTGATTGATTATGCACTAACTATAATTTTTTGTTTGTATTTTAATGGGCTTTTAAAAAAAATATATTTGATTAAAATTGGATTTGTATTTAGTGCTATTATTAATAACTATCCTTATATTTACAAATCTTTAGGTTTTGCAACTTTGATAAGTTCTTTGATATGTTTAATTATTCCTTTAATACCACGACAGCAATCTTTACATGGTGATGCAAGATTTGCCACTAAAAGAGAAATTAAAAAAATGGGGTTATTTGGCAAAAAAGGTATTATCGTTGGTAAATATCAAGGCAAATTGTTAAAATTTGGTGGTCAGCAATTTGTTGCCCTTGGTGCTCCAACTCGTAGTGGTAAAGGTGTTGGTATTGTTATTCCTAATTTACTTGAATGGAAAGAAAGTGCAGTAGTTCAAGACATTAAACAAGAATGCTTTGATTATACTTCAAAATATAGAAAAGAAAAATTGGGCAATGAAGTATATTTATTTAATCCATTTGATAGAAGAACACATAGATATAACCCACTAGCATACATAAATATGAATGGCACAAATGTTGATGCAGAATTAACTGATTTTGCAAATATTTTATATCCAGTAGTAGGAGATCCAACAACACAATTTTTTAATCAATTAGCACAAAATTTATTTATAGGACTGTGTTATTTAACTCACGACTTATTAAGTTCTGAAATGGGACTAGCATTTATTAGAAATTATAAACTAGATGTTTCTTTTACGCTTTATGGGATATTATCTATCAGCGAAGGTTTTAATTTTACTGTTGAAAGTAGTGAAGATGAAGAAGAAAGTATAAAACAAGAAATTAAAGGTTTTGAAAATACTTATAATTGGTTGTGTGAGCTAGGAATTGCAAGCCCTAAAGCACAAGAGCGTATAAAATCTTATTTGGCAATAGCTTCTGATAATACTAGAAGTGGAGTGATGAGTTCTTTTAATGCTCCATTAATGATCTTTAGAGCAGATAATATGCGACTTGCAACTAGTGCTAACGATTTTGATTTTAGAGATTTAAGAAAGAAAAAAATGACAATATATGTTGGCATTACTCCTGATCAATTAGATAATGCAAAACTCATTTTAAATATATTTTGGCAACAGTTAATACTATTAAATACAAAAGAGTTACCACAACAAAATCCAGAGCTACAACATACAGTATTGTGTTTGATGGATGAATTTACTTCAAGTGGTTATTTATCAAAATACTTAACAGGAGTTGCATTTATGGCAGGTTTTGGATTTAGAAGTTTAATGATATACCAGTCAGATTCACAACTTGAAATGCCAATTCCTAATGGGTATGGCAAAGAAGGTGCAAAAACTTTATTAACAAATCATGCATGTCAAATATATTATGCACCTAGAGAGCAAGAAGATGCTGAAAGAATTTCAAAAATTTTAGGAAATATGACAGTAATCAACAAATCAACAAATTATCAAAACGCATTAAGTTTAAATGTAGGTGGTAGTGAAAGCAAAACAGTAAGGGCACTAATGCTTCCACAAGAACTTCGTGAAATGCCATTTGAAAAAGAACTTGTAACAATAGATGCAGGAAAACCTATTTTATGTGATAAGGCATTTTATTATAGTGATAATTATTTTATGGACAAATTTAAATCTATTTCAAAATCTCTAGCAAAAATAAAAGATTTGCCAACTAAAAAAGAGTTGGAAACTGTAATCCAAAATGGAGAAACAAGAATAAATATACCTTATCAAAATTTTGAAATTATGAAACAAGAAAATGAAAAACTTTTAGAAGAAAATTTATTAAAACTAACAAAGGAAGCAGCATGA